One Actinomyces marmotae DNA window includes the following coding sequences:
- a CDS encoding DeoR/GlpR family DNA-binding transcription regulator gives MNAEKRQTGIVAAVAREGRVHVAELATRYGVTVETIRRDLGALDRAGALRKVHGGAVPVPVSASPETGVAERELAAAPAKAAIAAAALAALEPAKGMSILLDAGTTTAALARLLPTGLDLRVITDSLLIATLLAPREGISVRVLGGQVRGMTQAAVGPEALDALAHLRVDVTVLGANGISAEHGLSTPDPDEAAVKRAMARAGRRVLALADASKIGQEHLVSFADTADVDLLITNAPLPDPLASQLSITGTEVRIA, from the coding sequence ATGAACGCCGAGAAGCGTCAGACGGGCATCGTCGCCGCCGTCGCCCGCGAGGGCCGAGTCCACGTCGCCGAGCTCGCCACCCGCTACGGCGTGACCGTCGAAACCATCCGCCGGGACCTCGGCGCGCTCGATCGCGCCGGGGCCCTTCGCAAGGTCCATGGTGGCGCCGTCCCGGTCCCCGTCAGCGCCTCCCCTGAGACGGGCGTCGCCGAGCGCGAACTCGCCGCCGCCCCCGCCAAGGCCGCTATCGCCGCCGCCGCCCTCGCGGCCCTGGAGCCGGCCAAGGGGATGAGCATCCTCCTCGACGCCGGGACCACCACCGCCGCGCTCGCCCGCCTCCTGCCCACGGGCCTCGACCTGCGCGTCATCACCGACTCCCTGCTCATCGCCACGCTCCTCGCCCCCCGCGAGGGCATCAGCGTGCGCGTCCTAGGGGGGCAGGTCCGCGGAATGACGCAGGCCGCCGTCGGCCCGGAGGCCCTCGACGCCCTCGCCCACCTGCGGGTCGACGTCACCGTCCTGGGCGCCAACGGGATCAGCGCGGAGCACGGTCTGTCCACGCCCGACCCGGACGAAGCGGCCGTCAAGCGCGCCATGGCCAGGGCCGGGCGTCGCGTCCTCGCCCTGGCGGACGCCTCCAAGATCGGGCAGGAGCACCTCGTCTCCTTCGCCGACACCGCCGACGTCGACCTCCTCATCACCAACGCCCCCCTACCCGACCCTCTCGCCAGCCAGTTGTCCATCACGGGAACCGAGGTCCGCATCGCATGA
- a CDS encoding 1-phosphofructokinase family hexose kinase, with product MIVTLTPNPSLDRTVALPGPLVRGGVNRLTSVVTDPGGKGVNVARVLVSSGLEATTVLPAAEHDPLRAVLEAVAQPGLTVHAVTVPGAARVNTAVTEPDGTTTKINEPGAELGRPERAAIEEALLAAVRGGPDGADGSGWAILSGSLPPGAPIDWYARLVTLLRPTGVSIAVDTSDAPLAALAAALPGAAPDLIKPNGEELGQLAGLPAERAMALEDGALAGDLGPVVDAARVLVDRGVTAVMATLGPAGGVLVTTEGAWHSPAPAIDVVSTVGAGDSSVAGYVLADTRGDGPAERLATAMLYGSAAASLPGTTLPTPADLPGAVPAVSRLA from the coding sequence ATGATCGTCACGCTCACACCCAACCCCTCGCTCGACCGCACCGTCGCCCTGCCAGGGCCCCTCGTGCGCGGCGGCGTCAACCGCCTCACCAGCGTCGTCACCGACCCCGGTGGCAAGGGCGTCAACGTCGCCCGTGTCCTGGTCTCCTCCGGCCTGGAGGCCACCACGGTCTTGCCCGCCGCCGAGCACGACCCCCTGCGCGCCGTCCTTGAGGCCGTCGCCCAGCCCGGCCTGACCGTCCACGCCGTCACCGTGCCGGGCGCCGCGCGCGTCAACACCGCCGTCACCGAGCCCGACGGCACCACCACCAAGATCAATGAGCCCGGAGCTGAGCTCGGCCGGCCCGAGCGCGCCGCCATCGAGGAGGCCCTGCTCGCGGCCGTCAGGGGCGGCCCGGACGGGGCTGACGGCTCTGGATGGGCGATCCTGTCGGGCTCCTTGCCGCCCGGCGCCCCCATCGACTGGTACGCCCGCCTCGTCACGCTGCTTCGCCCCACGGGGGTGAGCATCGCCGTTGACACCTCGGACGCCCCGCTCGCAGCCCTGGCCGCCGCCCTGCCGGGGGCCGCTCCCGATCTCATCAAGCCCAACGGGGAGGAGCTCGGCCAGCTCGCCGGACTGCCCGCCGAGCGCGCCATGGCCCTGGAAGATGGCGCCCTGGCCGGGGATCTCGGCCCCGTCGTCGACGCCGCCCGCGTCCTCGTCGACCGCGGTGTCACCGCCGTCATGGCCACCCTCGGGCCTGCCGGGGGGGTCCTCGTGACCACCGAGGGAGCCTGGCACTCCCCGGCCCCTGCCATCGACGTCGTCTCCACCGTCGGCGCGGGCGACTCCTCCGTCGCCGGCTACGTCCTGGCCGACACCCGCGGGGACGGCCCCGCCGAGCGCCTGGCCACCGCCATGCTCTACGGCTCCGCGGCCGCCTCCCTGCCCGGAACCACCCTGCCCACCCCCGCCGACCTGCCGGGAGCCGTGCCCGCCGTCTCCCGGCTCGCCTGA
- a CDS encoding PTS fructose transporter subunit IIABC produces MTETIDTGGTAPLITPELVALDAAPGSDKSDVITHLAGVVAGAGRADAPEGLASDALAREATAPTGIPGGIAIPHCRSEHVLTASLGFARLAEPVDFGAADGQAADLIFMIAAPAGADDMHLKLLAKLARGLMRADFTDALRSAGSAEEVVRMVTEQVQPELLKDGASAEEASAPAAAPAPAAAPAPAAAPAPAVAPAGGERVIVGATSCPTGIAHTFMAAEALEQAGAERGITVRIEGQGSGKIDALDPELIKRADAVVFAHDLPIKGRERFAGKPVIDVGVKAAVNDAGRLIDQALAAIDDPAAQRVPAGAAGGQGAAEEDEGSVHWARRLQRAVMTGVSYMIPFVAAGGLLIALGFLLAGYDVANLYGKFSITDYSLTNLPGHEFVHTITNSAGDVLGTETITLDRSGLPLYLGWAFFLLGKAAMGFLVPALAGYIAFGLAGRPGIAPGFAMGVVAEAVGAGFIGGLIGGILAGYFAAWLAGLGVPRWLRGLMPVVVIPLGTTLVVGGLMYLVLGRPLASIMTGMQNGLTSMSEGGASILLGVILGLMMCFDLGGPVNKAAYLFGTAGLAANTTASFEIMAAVMASGMVPPLAVSVASFLRPRLFTKAEVENGRSAWLLGLSFISEGAIPFAAADPLRVIPATMAGGAVTGALTMALHVGSRAPHGGLFVAFAITNVVGFLLAILAGVVVTSALVVVLKGLGHRKAAAVAA; encoded by the coding sequence ATGACCGAGACCATCGACACCGGCGGCACCGCGCCGCTCATCACCCCTGAACTCGTCGCGCTCGACGCCGCCCCCGGCTCTGACAAGAGCGATGTCATCACCCACCTGGCCGGAGTCGTCGCGGGCGCCGGGCGGGCCGACGCCCCCGAGGGCCTGGCATCCGACGCCCTGGCCCGAGAGGCCACCGCCCCCACCGGCATCCCCGGCGGCATCGCCATCCCGCACTGCCGCTCCGAGCACGTGCTCACCGCCAGCCTGGGATTCGCCCGCCTCGCCGAGCCGGTGGACTTCGGCGCCGCCGACGGCCAGGCCGCCGACCTCATCTTCATGATCGCCGCCCCCGCGGGCGCCGACGACATGCACCTCAAGCTCCTCGCCAAGCTCGCCCGCGGTCTCATGCGCGCCGACTTCACCGACGCCCTGCGTAGCGCGGGAAGCGCCGAGGAGGTCGTCCGCATGGTCACCGAGCAGGTCCAGCCCGAGCTGCTCAAGGACGGCGCGAGCGCCGAGGAGGCGAGCGCTCCTGCTGCGGCCCCCGCCCCCGCCGCGGCCCCCGCTCCCGCTGCGGCCCCCGCTCCCGCTGTGGCCCCCGCGGGCGGCGAGCGCGTCATCGTCGGCGCCACCTCTTGCCCCACCGGCATCGCCCACACCTTCATGGCCGCCGAGGCCCTCGAGCAGGCGGGCGCCGAGCGCGGCATCACCGTGCGCATCGAGGGCCAGGGCTCGGGCAAGATCGACGCCCTGGACCCCGAGCTCATCAAGCGCGCAGACGCCGTCGTCTTCGCCCACGACCTGCCCATCAAGGGGCGCGAGCGCTTCGCCGGCAAGCCGGTCATCGACGTCGGCGTCAAGGCCGCCGTCAACGACGCCGGGCGCCTCATTGACCAGGCCCTCGCCGCCATCGACGATCCCGCCGCCCAGCGCGTCCCCGCCGGAGCCGCGGGCGGCCAGGGCGCCGCGGAGGAGGACGAGGGCTCCGTCCACTGGGCCCGGCGCCTTCAGCGCGCCGTCATGACCGGCGTGTCCTACATGATCCCCTTCGTCGCGGCGGGCGGCCTGCTCATCGCCCTCGGGTTCCTGCTCGCCGGCTACGACGTCGCCAACCTCTACGGCAAGTTCTCGATCACCGACTACTCGCTGACCAACCTGCCCGGACACGAGTTCGTCCACACGATCACGAACTCGGCCGGCGACGTCCTCGGCACCGAGACGATCACGCTGGACCGCTCCGGCCTGCCTCTCTACCTCGGCTGGGCCTTCTTCCTGCTCGGCAAGGCGGCGATGGGCTTCCTCGTCCCGGCGCTCGCCGGCTACATCGCCTTCGGACTGGCCGGGCGCCCGGGCATCGCCCCCGGATTCGCCATGGGCGTGGTGGCCGAGGCCGTGGGCGCCGGCTTCATCGGCGGCCTCATCGGCGGCATCCTCGCCGGCTATTTCGCCGCCTGGCTGGCCGGCCTGGGCGTGCCGCGCTGGCTGCGCGGGCTCATGCCCGTCGTCGTCATCCCGCTGGGGACCACGCTGGTCGTGGGCGGGCTCATGTACCTCGTGCTCGGCCGACCGCTCGCGAGCATCATGACCGGGATGCAGAACGGGCTCACCTCCATGTCCGAGGGGGGCGCCTCCATCCTCCTGGGCGTCATCCTGGGCCTGATGATGTGCTTCGACCTGGGCGGGCCCGTCAACAAGGCCGCCTACCTGTTCGGGACAGCGGGCCTGGCCGCCAACACCACCGCATCCTTCGAGATCATGGCGGCCGTCATGGCCTCCGGCATGGTGCCGCCGCTGGCCGTCTCCGTGGCGAGCTTCCTGCGGCCCCGCCTGTTCACCAAGGCCGAGGTCGAGAACGGCCGCAGTGCCTGGCTGCTCGGGCTGTCCTTCATCTCCGAGGGCGCCATCCCCTTCGCCGCCGCCGACCCGCTGCGCGTCATCCCGGCCACCATGGCCGGTGGCGCTGTCACCGGCGCGCTGACCATGGCCCTGCACGTGGGCTCCCGAGCCCCCCACGGTGGCCTCTTCGTGGCCTTCGCCATCACCAACGTGGTGGGCTTCCTCCTGGCGATCCTCGCCGGCGTGGTGGTGACCTCCGCGCTCGTGGTGGTCCTCAAGGGCCTCGGGCACCGCAAGGCGGCGGCGGTCGCCGCCTGA
- a CDS encoding sterol carrier family protein, which translates to MPARRRIDPSDGASAVRAWATTGARARQGAREPLATVDRRVLATAVRYTLEELAARAPGRSVEVRVPPYGATQAVAGTTHRRGTPPSVVETDAGTWLALATGRLAWGDATGSGALMASGERCDLSPYLPLMPA; encoded by the coding sequence ATGCCGGCACGACGACGCATCGACCCTTCCGACGGCGCCTCCGCCGTCCGCGCCTGGGCCACCACCGGCGCCAGAGCGAGGCAGGGAGCCCGGGAGCCGTTGGCCACCGTCGACCGCCGGGTGCTCGCCACCGCCGTGCGCTACACGCTCGAGGAGCTCGCCGCCCGCGCGCCGGGTCGCAGCGTCGAGGTCCGCGTCCCGCCCTACGGGGCCACTCAGGCCGTTGCCGGGACCACTCACCGGCGCGGTACCCCGCCCAGCGTCGTCGAAACCGATGCCGGCACCTGGCTCGCCCTGGCCACCGGCCGCCTGGCCTGGGGGGACGCCACGGGCTCGGGGGCCCTGATGGCCTCGGGGGAGCGCTGCGACCTCAGCCCCTACCTGCCCCTCATGCCCGCCTGA
- a CDS encoding FadR/GntR family transcriptional regulator, which produces MSGRVSIVAVIVDTLLARVVAGTYRPGGALPAESSLAEDLQVSRLTVREAIKVLVARGVLRSRQGSGTYVVDPDRWTDLAGLLMLERARRDEREVGLALLEVRRMLEVGSAGLAAARRTPDQLEAMGRAIGDLRRAHQRDDVEAAARADLDFHGLVIHAAGNPLVVGTYAPLREELMRARLVTSAHPEVRSHAIEQHERILFALRAGSPDAAKAAMRAHMEQTSNDLLSRAPIAPAVPALPTPRGP; this is translated from the coding sequence ATGAGCGGCCGCGTCAGCATCGTCGCCGTCATCGTCGACACCCTCCTCGCCCGCGTCGTCGCCGGCACCTACCGGCCGGGCGGCGCGCTGCCCGCCGAGTCCTCCCTGGCCGAGGACCTCCAGGTCTCGCGCCTGACCGTGCGCGAGGCCATCAAGGTCCTCGTCGCCCGCGGCGTGCTGCGCTCCCGCCAGGGCTCGGGCACCTACGTCGTCGACCCGGACCGCTGGACGGACCTGGCGGGCCTGCTCATGCTCGAGCGCGCCCGCCGTGACGAGCGTGAGGTCGGCCTGGCCCTGCTCGAGGTGCGCCGCATGCTCGAGGTCGGCTCGGCGGGGCTCGCCGCTGCTCGTCGCACCCCGGACCAGCTCGAAGCCATGGGCCGCGCCATCGGCGATCTGCGCCGCGCCCACCAGCGCGACGACGTCGAGGCCGCCGCCCGGGCCGACCTCGACTTCCACGGCCTGGTCATCCACGCGGCCGGAAACCCGCTCGTTGTGGGCACCTACGCCCCGCTGCGCGAGGAACTCATGCGCGCCAGGCTCGTGACCTCGGCCCACCCGGAGGTCAGGAGTCACGCCATCGAGCAGCATGAGCGCATCCTGTTCGCCCTGCGCGCCGGGTCGCCCGACGCCGCCAAGGCGGCCATGCGGGCGCATATGGAGCAGACGAGCAACGACCTGCTCTCCCGCGCCCCGATCGCCCCGGCCGTCCCGGCCCTTCCAACTCCCCGCGGCCCCTGA
- a CDS encoding four-carbon acid sugar kinase family protein, translating to MITLDELTARIPEGPRVDPAAITEGLNRVLIVLDDDPTGTQSIADLPVVTGWTVADLTWALSTGAPAVYVMTNSRSLDAQDAAEVNAEVVTHALEASRATGRAVAFVSRADSTLRGHYPLEPDTIADLLEADGARVDGIILSPAFPDAGRITVHGTHYAGSPTTGYVPVGQTEFARDKTFGFRSSELAAWVEEKTGGATPAGDVIVIDLATLRTDPDAVVAALRGARDRAPIAVDCVEENDLLLLSLALQKAEEAGSTFVYRVGPPFVRARIGQRPHLPLTPDQAQPASVAPATDARGGLIVVGSHVGLTGRQVDALRAATATPELVLDVPTILDPRRRDAHVLDIARRAAAALAEGNVVVRRGGAFVPGRDPEESLDFARRVSAAVVEAVQRVVAARCPRFVIAKGGITSSDVASKGLGISRAIVRGPMLPGIISLWEPQDGPAAGVPYIVFAGNVGDDDSLAVVVKTLNTTL from the coding sequence ATGATCACCCTCGACGAGCTCACCGCGAGGATCCCGGAGGGCCCCCGCGTCGACCCCGCCGCCATCACCGAAGGACTCAACCGCGTCCTCATCGTCCTCGATGATGACCCCACCGGCACCCAGTCCATCGCCGACCTGCCCGTGGTCACCGGCTGGACCGTCGCCGACCTCACCTGGGCGCTGAGCACCGGCGCCCCCGCCGTCTACGTCATGACCAACTCGCGGTCCCTGGACGCCCAGGACGCGGCCGAAGTCAACGCCGAGGTCGTCACCCACGCTCTGGAGGCCTCCCGGGCGACCGGGCGCGCCGTCGCCTTCGTCTCCCGCGCGGACTCCACCCTGCGCGGCCACTACCCCCTCGAGCCCGACACCATCGCCGACCTCCTTGAGGCCGACGGCGCCCGTGTCGACGGCATCATCCTGTCGCCGGCCTTCCCCGACGCGGGGAGGATCACCGTCCACGGCACCCATTACGCAGGCTCCCCGACCACCGGGTACGTCCCCGTTGGCCAGACCGAGTTCGCCCGGGACAAGACCTTCGGGTTCCGCTCCTCCGAACTCGCCGCCTGGGTCGAGGAGAAGACCGGGGGCGCCACGCCGGCAGGCGACGTCATCGTCATCGACCTGGCCACGCTGCGCACCGACCCCGACGCCGTCGTCGCGGCCCTGCGCGGCGCGCGGGACCGCGCCCCCATCGCCGTGGACTGCGTGGAGGAGAACGATCTCCTGCTGCTCTCCCTGGCCCTCCAGAAGGCAGAGGAGGCGGGATCCACCTTCGTCTACCGCGTCGGACCGCCCTTCGTGCGCGCCCGCATCGGCCAGAGGCCCCACCTCCCGCTCACCCCCGACCAGGCCCAGCCCGCGAGCGTGGCCCCGGCCACCGACGCCCGGGGCGGCCTCATCGTCGTCGGCTCCCACGTCGGCCTGACGGGGCGGCAGGTCGACGCCCTGCGCGCGGCCACCGCCACCCCCGAGCTCGTCCTCGACGTCCCCACCATCCTCGACCCGCGGCGACGCGACGCCCACGTCCTGGACATCGCCCGCCGCGCCGCCGCCGCCCTGGCGGAGGGCAACGTCGTCGTGCGCCGCGGCGGGGCCTTCGTGCCCGGGAGGGACCCCGAGGAGTCCCTCGACTTCGCCCGGCGCGTCTCAGCGGCCGTCGTCGAGGCCGTCCAGCGTGTCGTCGCGGCGCGCTGCCCCCGCTTCGTCATCGCCAAGGGGGGCATCACCTCATCCGATGTCGCCTCCAAGGGCCTGGGCATCAGCCGGGCGATCGTCCGCGGCCCCATGCTCCCGGGGATCATCTCGCTGTGGGAGCCCCAGGACGGCCCCGCCGCCGGGGTCCCCTACATCGTGTTCGCCGGCAACGTCGGTGACGACGACTCCCTCGCCGTCGTCGTCAAGACC